DNA from Phragmites australis chromosome 16, lpPhrAust1.1, whole genome shotgun sequence:
GGCCATGGCCATGAAGGGGAGGCAAGAACCTCCAGCCACCATCACTGCCGCTCCTGCCCAACTGTTGGTAGTGCCGATCGAGGAGCAGTCAGTGCGGCAGAAGGCGTAGAGGGGCATGAGCAAAGCATTCAAGACATGGAAGGCGGCGGGTCCACACGCATCTTCGTACGATGGGCGGGGTCACCATCGCCCGTGTTCACAACGAGGTTGTTGCCACGATGGATGTTGTTGTCGCTGGAGCACGTCTCGTGCACCATTTTCATGGTCCACAACAACCCTTTAATGGAGAAAGAAGCGACCTATTATTTTGTAATAGCATGGTGGGTAAATATGTGTCATAATCTGCTCTATTTTCATGGTCCACAACAACCCTTTAATGGAGAAAGAAGCGACCTATTATTTTGTAATAGCATGGCGGGTAAATATGTGTCATAATCTGCTAGAAATAGTCTTTTTCTGGATTATGGATTGTGGCATAATTTGATTCCTagttgtttgcattaccttcaccttaccactgttgttgaacttTTGAATACGATAaaggtgaggatggtttcttgtcgatAAGGCacgcttcttgatcatatctgaacttatcaATTTTCTGCAGCTTCCTACATCAATAaggactcgaacacgataatcgtTGACTATGatgaacatctgaaacaaattatggtgttgtagctgttccacttgctccatttgagtgcttaacactcgctgcagagggtccgataatccttcgtggcagtggcatcgaacacttcctcatgatCGATATCTGTCTCACGACCATCcccatcacctgcatggttagctgtaagagcatattcatacttaacatcactagcacttacatatccaccgtcttctgttactatgtacgctcactgacttgggcaatccttcatgacgtggtccattcccttgcatcggtggcatacaatcccagtTGATCAGTctatagaagcaaccgaagaagagctcttgattgaaccctgcacacttacgaatTTTCTTACCTCGGGAGCATGCGACAGTGTCGAAGATACTGTtaaacgcgccctactcgagaagggggttgCAGATCATGTAGCTGAATGCGAGGCTATTCtgacttgtcccggtgttgattttgaagtggtcatacttccaaaattgctcctcaGCCTTTGTTGTCGtctctgcaattctttttctgccaaacatacAAGTTGGAATAATCTAGAAACACTATCgcattctttgtaatcaactatatcctgaatttcacaccttaaccctccataaaagtgtgccgttgcagcctcttcatcctcaataatatcacaacgcaacatactaatttgtagctcctgataatattcttctacgaatctatcaccttgatttaagtgctgtaatttcttacgcaaatcacgtttaaaataaggtggaacaaatctgttacgcatagcaacctttaaagcattctatGTTGTAGACTCTAATCTATCGATgtatactctattccaccagataattgtaaattctttaaatttactagtggcttgcctaactctatgcacttcaggaaataaatgagcattaaacttctgttcaactgtcatctcctaatctaaatatttttcagcatcataagtacctgcaaaagatggtatggtaaacttaacattagcaaatggatcattatTAACACATAGGTTacgttgctaaaaattattacttCTCATACCTtaacggttgaagtttaatcggtctCGTTGTTGTGCATCAAAGGTGTCTttttcttgcctcaaaatttcatcatctgtgacggactcctcttgctcatggtctgcaccatgaggatccacacgcctatggtttggtggctgattaaccactcgatcaaagtgtgtattgagcatgataatactatcattaagtcgttgcagtgtagtgtttgtctccgcaagcttcttatcgatgtcgtcactaatagcttgtcgatgatcatccaacaacattgtgagttcttccctcaaaacataTTCCTGtacatccgatgcttctcctgccatggttagtcgaagatagaaaaccaCGAAAGAAAATTTATCTCTATCGACTACtagctggtggaggtggagtcacacactctcaagcgtcttaccacgctcttgcaagtgttcatACCAATCACTACAGTTGGCGCAactggtggctggttcgtgataccttatcaggtgcgagtgaggtagttgcaaggggagaaatcgttctgatcgagagaaggtgtagcttggacatgcaGTATTTAGTAGTAAGGAATAGTAATAAttgaataaaagtccatagtactcgtcacagttgctggcccgaacatgTTCGTAGAACTAGCttaagcaagccgaaaactataacggacacaagtacaatggaataaaattcgtaatgcaaactgattctctttttttaaattatctctctctttttttgcactctttgctctttgcttatttttttttcttgcgaATTggcacaaactcaaaaactcatctactgccttttctaagaccagtgaggtacgtgggtcacaaacttttttcgaaGAGcaagggtataaaggtaataaaaagagcAGGGTATAAAGTTAATAAAACAatattctctctctctgaactttggctacctctgtttcggttatggtggtcggatccaagaaggtgggcgaatccgattaggtggtcgaacctgagtGGGAGGTCGGAGtacctggtcggaccccgagtgggtggtcggagtgactggacgggaccccgagtgggtggtcggagtgactggtcgggaccctgagtgggtggtcggatcgactggtcaggaccctaagtagggacacaaactcggctatagcagactagggcaAGCCTAGTAACTCGAcaactaaattagcaaagactcgatgctagaaactagaacatgataACTTGACTAGCAATAAAGACACTGATGATAGACTCAAACTCAGCAACGtaaaaactgaaaataaaattatgaaaggCACAAAGTAGTTTGGACAGCGAAAAACTAAGATATGAATTCTTTTGTTTTTATGTGGTAATTTTCTatactctaggtaatgaaactcgacgaaacaaaagggataactgaaattacctaatgggcaatcGAGGTTTTGATACCACTTAATACGTGTTTGCTCAATCTTTCGAaagataatataataaattGATTGGTGTAGTTTCGACGTTAATAATCTAAGACTCCGAGGTAGCATCCAGACGCCATGCTCCTAAGCTACAACTCTTCTTCCTCTATTGTTGTCCGTTACCGCTGACATATTGACATCGCTACATGTTTGGGATATTGCAAGGGAAATCCGTGAATTCAAGAGTCCCATAGATGGCCAGACACGAATGTTCTATGAGATTGTTGTCGCGCCTGGCTACACTGAGAAGGGTCTTGAAACCTGAAAGGGAAATCGAAGACGCTGAGAATACTCGAGGCGAAGAGGAGCGGAAAAGAGATGCTGTCACTCAGGCAGGTGAACGGTGGCTGGCTGGCTCAGCAGTCCGATGATCTGACTCTGGAAGACATCACGTTGACGGAAATGTCCGAGGGGGGCCCCGGAGGACGGTGAACTCTCGGACGCCAAATTCGCCTGGCTCTGCGTCAAGCCGTGAAGCACGTCAAGAGCAACGCCATTGTGATCGCCAAGGTCAAGTGCGTCATTCTTCATTCTGCAGAGAAAAATCTCTTGCGTCCAACAGTTTGTTGAGAAAGATCTCTTGTTGTGCAGAATAACTGCATGCTAGGCATGGGCAGTGGCCAGCCGAACAGGCTGGAGAGCCTGAGGATTGCTTTCAGGAAGGCAGGAGAGGAGGCCAAGGAAGCTGCTTTGGCCAGCGATGCGTTCTTCCCATTTGGTAAGAGAATAAGTCTTTGGCTTCACTGCCTTCCCGCATAGCATAGCATTCAACATCTAGTCAGCTGAAAACTGCTTGTTCCATTCTGCAACAAGCCCGAATCAGTCTCCTGCACTTGCAACTTGGCAGCTTTTTCGCAGAGAACTTCGTAATTCCTCGCTAGATGACCTCTGACTAATTATGGTGGAGGCAAAATAATTTTAGCTCACAGAGCACTAATGTAAAGAATTGCACTTTGCTTTTTCGCAACCATGAATACTGCATTACATTATCATAAAATAATCTGCCCTTGAACACGCACTGACGCAGCTTGGAacgatgcggtggaggaggcgtGCCAGAACGGGATCGGTGTGATCGCGGAGCCCGGGGGCAGCATCAGGGACCAGGAGTACGCCGTGGAGTGCTGCGACAAGTACGGGGTGGCCCTCCTCTTCACCGGCGTCAGGCACTTCAGGCACTGAAACAACTCGACTACTTTAGCTGCTCTGATCCTGGTGGATTCAAAGTTTAAGCTGAAGCTGAATCCTGGACATTTGTGGAGCAGCCCTCCTTGCCTACTGAGTCGTAAATCTGAATCATATTTTAACGGGTGTCCATATATACATCAACTGTGTAAAGTCTGACGGATGTTGAGATTAATTTTGCGATAATTAAACATGCAAGAggcagggttttttttttgtccaacTGTACGATTCTTTATTCGAACTAACATTACAAGCTGCACACGTGCGCCGCCCTCCTTATGTTTATTATCGTGTATAGTGGAGCCATCACACACGCGAGAGCACGCGTGCGCTTACGCAGCATGCCAAGCGACAACTAGCTAGCTGCCTAGCTGATACAGCATACGTGTAGGTAAGCTACGGCGACCATGGCAGGCTGCAGATGAGCTCGTCGATGGCCGACCGGCCGGCCAGGCGATGTGGAGGGATCGATCAGCATGCCTTCTGGCACGTGCAGAACTTCAAGCGGCAGTAGCCGGCGGTCCACCCGCCGCCCTGCTTGATGCACTGGCGGCTGCAGATCCGGTCGGAGAAGCACGGGAACGAGCGGTGCTGGCTCTTCCCCGTGCACACCCGCGCCTCCGCCATACctactccgccgccgccgttgttgTCTGCACAAAACCAAACCTCATCAGGATCCATCAGCAGTCAGCTGGAAGCCAACACAGCTATATACAGCAACAGCTTACGTACGTGAGAGCAGGAGCAGCATCAGCAGGAGAGCGCACACGGTCGCCCTGGACTTGATGAGCTCCATTGCCGCGTCGATCGGCTGGCCTCGATTTGTTCGCGAGACTAGATCGAGCAACAGCTACCGTACGAAAGGCAGGTTAGTTTGGACTGTGATGGGGTGAGAGATCAAGCTAGGAGAGGTAACTGCTACTTATAGGGACGAGGCAGCAAGGGAGTCGGACACGCCTCCTGCCACCTGCCGCGCCGGGAGGCCATGCCCAGCCACTCCGTTGCCAAGAAGATGGTACCTGTGTTAATTGTCTAATCCAGGAAGGTTCTCACCTCTCTCGAGGTCGCGTCATTTATATATATAGGGCAGACAAAACGCAGCAGAAATTGCATACGATTACAAGTCCATGTCGGTTAATAGTTTGATCCGAATACAACTCAAATCAATCTATCTATATGCTACAGCTGAACCAATAATTTATCTCTAACCTTCCCTCTCAATCATAGCTTGTTGCGTTTGAATTCTTCTAGACTCCGAGCTGACAGTAGTTTAGCGAAACCATATGCAACTTGAACTCATATAGGTGCAAACTGGGTATCTAACTTTTGAGCAACCCGTTCTATGGTAAAGTGATAATCAACTTCAATATACTTAGTTCTAGTATGAAAGATTGGATTTGTCGAAAGATAAATTACACCAATATTATCACATCACACTCTGGCAGCTTGAGGACAAGAAATACCTAGTTCTTCAAGTAATATTTGCACCTACAAAAATTCTGCTGTTGCATTGGCTAATGCATTATATTCAGCTTCTGTACTGGACTTTGAAACTGTTGCTTGCTTCCATGCACTCCAGGATATAAGGTTTGTTCCTAAGAACATAACAAAATCTCAAGTAGACCATCTATCATCGCAACATCTTGCCCAATCTGCATCATAGAAAGCACTGACAAGTGTAGATAGTGACCTACAGATCTTTAATCCTATACGCAGAGTATATTTCAGCATTCTCTTGACTGTTGTCCAATGCTAAGTAGTAGGAGAATACAAATACTGACATACATTATTCATTGGCAAGGCAATATCTGATCGTGTTAGAGTCAAATACTATAAGGCACCAAAAATACTTATGTACTATGTTGCATCCTCATGTCCTAATGTCTCTCCTTCATGCGCTGATAATTTTTCCAAAGTAGAAAGGGGTGTAGTCACTGGCTCACTGCTTTACGGTTCGTCATCCCTATACGTTTGAACAAGTCTGAAGTGTATTTTTCCTGTGTTAACATAATACCTTCATGTACCTTTCTCACTTTTATTTCCGTAAAATAATGAAGATCGCTCAAATCCGCTACATGAGAAATCAACATAGGAGACGCCACATTAGTGATGTCCGCTTAGTAACTATCATTAATGTTATATTAATGACAAGTCCAATGATgctccgtcactaatgtgactCTAGGCTGGGACCCAgccaagacccatcactaataacacatcattagtgatgagagAGTAAATCACCTATCACTAAAGGCCGTAGTGACGGCTCATATGAaagctcgtcactaatgaccagttattagtgatgggtagagaCGGCACACGTCACAAAAGATATCTTCTAGGCCGCATAGTGCAGTGACCACTCAATAGTGACGAGTGAAaactatgacctatcactaatgtgaaagtcattagtgatgtgtgaTAGCTATAAccggtcactaatgactagtcagaTCTCAAGCACTTTTATGAGGATAACTGGTCGGAAGAATGTACATTAATGACGGGTTATAGATATGactagtcactaatgactggtcagGTCTCAAGCACTTCTATGAGGATAACTGTTCAGAAGAacgcacattagtgatgggttatagctatgacccatcactaatgatcttccGACCAATGCCTGTTCTTTCCGACTAGTATCAGAAAGCTACTCAAAATCCAaatagagtcattagtgatgggtgatagcTATAATCTGTCATTGATAATTAAATGCAGCTCATttcagaaattcataattttttcatacgagtcggatgaagacaaattttatataaaaattatagctctcgacgagacctacaactttgtagttgatcactttttatttgaaaccatatagatgcacaaataaacaTATAAAGACTATCGAAGGAAACCACACACTTGACTACAAACTAAATTGttagatctagtgtaaaactagtatgaATGAATGAAAAAGCCACACACAAGGTCACAATGTTGACAACtataaattcaaagattttcattatgagtttggtaactcggattgatgaaacatctgcgcagcactaactttcagatgcagcactatgtctccaaaaaaATTTAAGCAAATTGGAGAATAtcaattttttatcaaaaactTCAGAGGCCCTGTCGAGGGTCTTCCGAACTTTTTTTTGGAGTCAAGAAAGTTACATGTGTAAACACCTGTACTTTTCTCAGATGTGTCTCCTCGTTAGCTTTGAAAGTAAAGGTTGAACCTCAAAATTGGACTCTGTATACAAAAATTATGGCTATTTGACTGAACACTGCACAGATTAGACATAAACTTTTTCACACGGaatcggatggagacaaactttatatgaacattgtagaaatcgacgagatctacaaacTTTGTAGttgctaatttttttcatttaaagccatatagatgcccaaataaCCGTCCAAGATTTGAGCAGGaaatatcaaaagaataaatttcaatgtaaccatcAGGTAAGGCtgtgaggtgagatggtaaggaagcttTTACACGAGGGGGAGATCGCCGGTTTGAATTGTAGAAAATGCACGGGTGCGATTTGAGTGAAAGTGACCACTGGAGCCACagggggagggggcgggggttCGTTCATCGAGTGCGAAAAagtttctcttttttgttttttaaatacATTCATCACTGATGTAcagtcatcagtgataggtctgAACCCGAGCAGTCATTAATGTACAATCATCAGTAATGGGTCTGGACCTGATCCTTCACTGATGTacaatcatcagtgatgggtcaggtccagacccgttactaatgagtccatattagtgacgcgttcggAGTGACGGGTGTggcacctatcactaatgaggtttatcactcgtcactaatatggATTTCTGACGTAGTGATCCTTGATAGCAAAATATGTCTTGTGATCTCGAAGCAATGTCATAGTTGCGTCTTGTGAAGAACTCGCaacaattatatcatcaacatataagcACAAATATCATGACACTGCTTTTTTTATTAAAGAACAAGAAAGTGTCAGCTTGATGGATGAAAACCCAATTCTAGTAGCTTAACACTAAGTCGAGAATACCATGCTCCGGGTGTCTATTTCAAACCATATAATGCTTTGTTCAATTTACAAATATAATGTGGCTTGGATATATCTTCATAGCCTAGTGGttacctcatgaaaacatcctCCTCTAGAACACTATTAACAAACGTATTCTGCACATCTAGTTGACGAAGACTCCATCCCCTTAATACAGCAATAGACAGCACAAGTCTAATAGTAGCAGCCTTAACTATAAGATTAAAGGTATCCTCGTAATTAATATCATGTCTTTATTTAAACTCTTTTACAGTCAGTCTAGCTTTATATCTATCAATAGAAACATCATATTTGCGTTTTATTTTATAACCCCACTTACGATCATTGATATTGTGTCCTGTCTCCGGCGGAACTAAATGCCAAACCTTATTTTTTATGAGAGCCATATACTTACTATCCATTGCCTGTTTCCAGTTATCATTACTCAAGGCTTTCTGTAAATTTGAGGATCATCAATTGTTGTACCTGATCGTTCCATCCGTGTACACCTTCGG
Protein-coding regions in this window:
- the LOC133896132 gene encoding defensin-like protein 2, producing MELIKSRATVCALLLMLLLLSHNNGGGGVGMAEARVCTGKSQHRSFPCFSDRICSRQCIKQGGGWTAGYCRLKFCTCQKAC